Proteins from one Candidatus Polarisedimenticolia bacterium genomic window:
- a CDS encoding LptE family protein: protein MSRRALGVAALLLAAGLGACGYNLSGHSSALPPGVKRIGIPVFVNKTDRPDLEQRITARIISNFITRGRYQISPNEEGVDAVLKGEILAYVLSPVSLNPQGRATRYEILINARASLVQTADDKVLWQDDHFVFRRQYDVDTADTGIVSQEQAALDLVSDDFAEAVVTSILEGF from the coding sequence ATGAGCCGACGGGCGCTCGGGGTCGCCGCGCTGCTGCTGGCGGCCGGCCTGGGCGCCTGCGGTTACAATCTCTCGGGGCATTCGAGCGCCCTGCCCCCGGGGGTCAAGCGCATCGGCATCCCGGTCTTCGTGAACAAGACCGATCGCCCTGATCTCGAGCAGCGCATCACGGCCCGCATCATCAGCAACTTCATCACCCGGGGCCGCTACCAGATCTCCCCGAACGAAGAGGGAGTCGACGCGGTGCTCAAAGGAGAGATCCTGGCTTACGTCCTGAGCCCCGTGTCGCTGAATCCGCAGGGACGCGCCACGCGCTACGAGATCCTGATCAATGCCCGGGCGAGCCTGGTCCAGACGGCGGATGACAAAGTGCTCTGGCAGGACGACCACTTCGTGTTCCGGCGGCAGTACGATGTGGACACTGCCGATACCGGCATCGTGAGCCAGGAGCAGGCGGCGCTCGATCTGGTCTCCGACGATTTCGCCGAGGCGGTGGTGACCTCCATCCTGGAAGGGTTCTGA
- a CDS encoding DUF523 and DUF1722 domain-containing protein codes for MAGSRRARAEPRSRPVAEAPLRIGISSCLLGEEVRWDGGHKRDVYIKDLLGRFFEWVPVCPELEVGMGVPREPIHLAGDAGKERLVGVRSGKDWTAAMQRYARRRVRQMEQLDLSGYLLKKDSPSCGMERVRVYPARGPASRNGVGAFASVLMAGMPLLPVEEEGRLHDPALRENFIERVFAYRRLQDWMTGGSTRSGLVAFHTAHKYLLLSHSPRHYQELGRLVAAAKRYSPKRLGELYARLFMEALRIPATVKRHSNVLQHIAGFLKEHLGPDEKQELQGILDDYRKGWIPLVVPLTLLSHHVNRHQIDYILDQAYLHPHPKELMLLNHA; via the coding sequence GTGGCCGGCTCCCGCCGCGCGCGGGCGGAGCCGCGCTCTCGCCCCGTCGCTGAAGCACCCCTCAGGATCGGCATCAGCAGCTGCCTTCTCGGCGAAGAGGTGCGCTGGGACGGCGGGCACAAGCGCGACGTCTACATCAAGGATCTGCTGGGCCGCTTCTTCGAATGGGTCCCCGTCTGTCCCGAGCTGGAAGTGGGGATGGGCGTTCCCCGCGAGCCCATCCATCTGGCGGGGGACGCCGGGAAGGAGCGCCTCGTGGGGGTGCGCTCGGGAAAGGATTGGACCGCAGCGATGCAACGCTATGCGCGGCGCCGGGTGCGCCAGATGGAGCAACTCGACCTGTCGGGATATCTCCTCAAGAAGGATTCTCCCTCCTGCGGCATGGAGCGCGTACGAGTCTATCCTGCCCGGGGACCAGCCTCGCGCAACGGCGTTGGAGCCTTCGCGAGCGTCCTGATGGCGGGAATGCCGCTGCTTCCCGTGGAGGAAGAGGGACGCCTGCACGATCCGGCGCTCCGCGAGAACTTCATCGAGCGGGTGTTCGCCTACCGTCGTCTGCAGGATTGGATGACGGGGGGCTCGACCCGCTCCGGCCTGGTCGCCTTCCACACGGCGCACAAGTACCTTCTTCTTTCCCACAGCCCCCGCCACTACCAGGAGCTCGGTCGCCTGGTGGCCGCCGCCAAGCGGTATTCGCCGAAGCGCCTGGGCGAGCTCTATGCCCGATTGTTCATGGAGGCCCTGCGCATCCCCGCAACGGTGAAGCGCCACTCCAACGTTCTGCAGCACATCGCCGGATTCCTGAAGGAGCATCTTGGCCCGGACGAGAAGCAGGAGCTGCAGGGAATCCTCGACGATTACCGCAAGGGATGGATCCCGCTTGTGGTGCCTCTGACCCTCCTCAGCCACCACGTGAATCGGCACCAGATCGACTACATCCTCGACCAGGCCTACCTGCATCCCCACCCCAAGGAGCTGATGCTCCTCAACCACGCTTAA
- the guaA gene encoding glutamine-hydrolyzing GMP synthase, translating to MTAPAHEKVLVIDFGGQTSQLIARRVRDLGVYCELLGCQVPSEKILEASPKGVILSGGPDSVYRDGAPQIEARLLTAGIPILGICYGMQLMGKVLGGRVVADAGREFGRADLQVLRPQIPLFAGLPEVQQVWMSHGDSLEAPPPGFEVTGKTQQTPCAAMADERRSLYAIQFHPEVAHTIHGRDLLSNFLYRVCRCRGDWKIASLTEELAGRVRERVGQGSVVLGLSGGVDSTVAAVLIHRAIGKRLHPIFVDTGLLRKDEGDQVEEALGRGLGIPLTRVDAGEEFLAALAGVEEPEEKRRRIGKVFVEVFQREAKKIGQVDFLAQGTLYPDVIESTSFAGPSAVIKTHHNVGGLPETLHLKLVEPLRELFKDEVRKLGAALGVPAELLGRHPFPGPGLAVRVLGEITRERLATLREADAIFIAELKSAGWYDKTAQAFAVLLPVKSVGVMGDYRTYENVCALRAVVTDDFMTADWAHLPPELLAHVSTRIVNEVRGVNRVVYDISSKPPATIEWE from the coding sequence ATGACCGCCCCGGCGCACGAGAAAGTCCTGGTGATCGATTTCGGCGGGCAGACCTCGCAGCTGATCGCGCGGCGGGTGCGGGATCTCGGGGTCTACTGCGAGCTTCTAGGCTGTCAGGTCCCATCCGAGAAAATCCTCGAGGCCTCCCCGAAGGGGGTGATTTTATCCGGCGGTCCCGACTCCGTTTACCGGGACGGCGCCCCGCAGATCGAGGCGCGATTGCTGACCGCCGGCATCCCGATCCTCGGAATCTGCTACGGCATGCAGCTGATGGGCAAGGTCCTGGGCGGACGCGTGGTGGCCGACGCCGGGCGGGAGTTCGGCCGCGCCGACCTGCAGGTACTCCGCCCGCAGATCCCTCTGTTCGCCGGACTGCCCGAAGTTCAGCAGGTCTGGATGAGCCACGGCGATTCGCTCGAGGCGCCGCCTCCCGGCTTCGAGGTGACGGGGAAGACACAGCAGACACCGTGCGCCGCAATGGCAGACGAGCGTCGCTCGCTGTATGCCATCCAGTTCCATCCCGAAGTGGCGCACACGATCCACGGCCGCGATCTCCTGAGCAACTTCCTCTACCGGGTCTGCCGCTGCCGCGGCGACTGGAAGATCGCCTCTCTCACCGAAGAGCTGGCGGGCCGAGTGCGGGAGCGCGTGGGGCAGGGGAGCGTCGTCCTGGGCCTCTCGGGAGGCGTCGACTCCACCGTGGCCGCGGTCCTGATCCACCGGGCCATCGGCAAACGCTTGCACCCGATCTTTGTCGACACGGGGCTGCTGCGCAAGGACGAAGGGGACCAGGTGGAGGAGGCGCTCGGCCGGGGGCTGGGAATCCCGCTGACCCGGGTGGATGCCGGCGAGGAGTTCCTCGCGGCGCTGGCAGGAGTCGAGGAGCCGGAAGAGAAGCGGCGCCGGATCGGCAAGGTCTTCGTCGAGGTCTTCCAGCGCGAGGCAAAGAAAATCGGGCAGGTCGACTTCCTGGCCCAAGGGACCCTCTATCCCGATGTCATCGAATCGACCTCGTTTGCCGGCCCCTCGGCGGTCATCAAGACGCACCACAACGTCGGCGGGCTGCCCGAGACGCTGCATCTCAAGCTGGTGGAGCCGCTGCGCGAGCTGTTCAAGGACGAGGTCCGCAAGCTCGGGGCCGCGCTGGGAGTCCCGGCCGAGCTGCTGGGCCGGCATCCCTTTCCCGGCCCCGGACTGGCGGTGCGCGTCCTGGGAGAGATAACCCGCGAGCGGCTGGCCACGCTGCGTGAGGCCGACGCCATCTTCATCGCCGAGCTGAAAAGCGCCGGTTGGTACGACAAGACGGCCCAGGCCTTCGCCGTGCTGCTCCCGGTGAAAAGCGTCGGGGTGATGGGCGATTACCGCACCTACGAGAATGTCTGCGCCCTGCGCGCCGTGGTGACCGACGACTTCATGACGGCCGACTGGGCCCATCTTCCGCCCGAGCTGCTCGCCCACGTCTCCACTCGCATCGTCAACGAAGTCCGCGGCGTCAACCGCGTCGTCTACGACATCTCCTCCAAGCCCCCCGCCACCATCGAGTGGGAATAG
- the holA gene encoding DNA polymerase III subunit delta: MASRGEGLKPFLEEIRKGKLAPAYLLYGEDAWQKEEAARAVRHAALPEGEGSFDLVLLEGSSCSLSEVVDAARTLPLFTSRRLVWVKEAEAIRDTAVGGLEEYLRSPSPSTCLLFVAGAKPDFRKALIKTLQKLAEVREFQPMKGAMLQGWIRARVAELDAEIERDAAALLEFHAGPETMRLDRELRKAVDFAAPRKRIGVADVEATLGITATASVF, encoded by the coding sequence ATGGCCTCGCGAGGCGAAGGACTGAAGCCGTTCCTCGAGGAGATCCGCAAGGGAAAGCTCGCTCCCGCCTACCTGCTGTACGGCGAGGACGCCTGGCAGAAGGAAGAAGCGGCGCGCGCCGTGCGGCATGCCGCCCTGCCGGAAGGGGAAGGATCCTTCGATCTCGTGCTGCTGGAAGGGAGCTCCTGCTCGCTGTCGGAGGTGGTGGATGCCGCCCGCACCCTGCCGCTGTTCACGTCGCGGCGCCTGGTCTGGGTGAAGGAAGCCGAGGCGATACGGGACACCGCCGTCGGAGGGCTGGAGGAATATCTGCGATCCCCGTCCCCCTCCACCTGCCTCCTCTTCGTGGCGGGGGCCAAGCCCGACTTCCGCAAAGCTCTCATCAAGACGTTGCAAAAGCTCGCCGAGGTGCGGGAGTTTCAGCCGATGAAAGGGGCGATGCTGCAGGGATGGATCCGCGCCCGGGTGGCCGAGCTGGATGCGGAGATCGAGCGGGACGCCGCCGCCCTCCTCGAGTTCCACGCGGGGCCCGAGACGATGCGGCTCGACCGGGAGCTGCGCAAGGCGGTCGATTTCGCCGCCCCGCGAAAACGAATCGGCGTGGCCGACGTGGAGGCGACGCTCGGGATCACCGCAACCGCTTCGGTCTTCTAA